DNA from Scheffersomyces stipitis CBS 6054 chromosome 1, whole genome shotgun sequence:
CATTGGCCCTGGCCTAATGGTCAGTGTAGCGTACATGGATCCCGGAAACTATTCCACTGCTGTAGCTGCTGGCTCGGCTTATAAATATGACTTACTTTTCCTGATTTTTTTATCAAACTGTCTAGCCATTTTCCTTCAGATATTAGCTGCTAAGCTTGGAGCCGTAACAGGACTCgatttggctgcaaattgTAAAGCCAATTTCTCATTTAAAACGAATTTATTTATCTACATTTTGGCCGAAGTTGCCATCATTGCTACCGACTTGGCAGAAGTAGTTGGTACGGCCATAGCATTGaacatcttgttcaatttaCCCCTTTTTGCTGGGGTCATCCTCACAGTCGTAGACGTACTAATTGTGTTGATGGCATATAGGCCGAAAGGTCCGTTGCTTTTCATCCGGATTTTTGAGTCGTTTGTAACTGTCTTGGTGGCGGCAACTGTTGTCTGTTTTGCCATAGAATTGCATCAAGTCAGTCATGATCCACTGattaatttttcagtggTAGAAGTCATGAAGGGCTTTTTGCCAAATGAAAGCGTCGTAGATCTGTCTGATAGAAAAGGCGGAAACGGACTTTTCTTGAGTTTGGCTATTTTAGGAGCAACCGTGATGCCCCACTCCTTGTACTTGGGATCAGGTTTGGTTCAGGCCAGATTGAAGGATTTTGACATCAAGCATGGTTTTTACAGACCCtttcaaagaagatctCTCAATGCTGAATCACCCCAAACTCAGacggaagaagaagaattacaTGGCACTGAATCTTTAGCTGAATCTGACTCAATTACTCCATTGGCTACACCTTTGGTGAACCCATTTGGTGGCATACTAAGATTTGAAAAGGATAATGATGTTGCAACTGTagacgatgatgaagacgacaaCTACCGTCCTTCCATTCATGCGATCGACGACACAATGAGCTATACAATTGTGGAATTGGTAATTTCGTTATTCACAGTCGCACTTTTCGTCAATGCTGCTATTTTGATTGTCGCTGGTGCCACTTTAAATGCCAATAAAAAACATGAAAGAAGCTCCTTTGGGGGTTTTTCTAGGagagatgatgacgatgatggCACAGATTCAGACTCAGACGACGACTACGAGAACGCAGATTTATTTACCATCTACCATTTGCTTTCAAAGCATTTGTCGCCTACGGCTGGGTTTGTGTTTGCATTAGCGTTGTTGTGTTCCGGCCAAAGTGCTGGTGTAGTTTGTACTTTGGCAGGTCAGATGGTCTCTGAAGGTTTCTTGTCGTGGAGCTTACCTCCAGTGACGAGAAGATTGATTACCAGAGGCTTGGCCATTGCTCCATGTCTTGTTGTCGTAAGCATTGCCGGTCGCGAAGGTTTAGCCAAAACATTGAATGCCAGTCAAGTAGTTTTGTCGATTCTTTTGCCAGTAGTCAGTGCCCCTCTTATTATCTTTACTTGTTCAAAAGAAATCATGAAGGTACCTATCTTTGTCAGAGACGGGGATGAAAATGTCGATATTGTCTACGAACAGCCGGAAGCTTCTACTATCtttgacgatgacgaaatAACTCTACCTGCCCCTGCTCCTGGCAAACCGCGTAGATTCAAAAGTACAGAGCCTGCTATCCGCTTACAAGATTTACGTAACTCACATCCTTGCGCTGGTTGGGAAGATGATGAGGACGAACATATGAATCACGGAAGTGAAGAACAACTGCACCTTCTCAGTCTGAACAGCGCTGATGGAACTAATGCCAACGCTCCATACCCTCGCCGTTTATCAGCTGTTGCTATTCTGTCTACCATAAATAATGCTAGTATTAGAGAAGCAACTCCAGTCAAGAAATCGATGAGTACAAGTGACTCGAACAGTTTCAGCTCCTCTAGCGCTA
Protein-coding regions in this window:
- the SMF2 gene encoding manganese ion transporter, which codes for MSIRETFTFKKALSVLKTYSRFIGPGLMVSVAYMDPGNYSTAVAAGSAYKYDLLFSIFLSNCLAIFLQILAAKLGAVTGLDLAANCKANFSFKTNLFIYILAEVAIIATDLAEVVGTAIALNILFNLPLFAGVILTVVDVLIVLMAYRPKGPLLFIRIFESFVTVLVAATVVCFAIELHQVSHDPSINFSVVEVMKGFLPNESVVDSSDRKGGNGLFLSLAILGATVMPHSLYLGSGLVQARLKDFDIKHGFYRPFQRRSLNAESPQTQTEEEELHGTESLAESDSITPLATPLVNPFGGILRFEKDNDVATVDDDEDDNYRPSIHAIDDTMSYTIVELVISLFTVALFVNAAILIVAGATLNANKKHERSSFGGFSRRDDDDDGTDSDSDDDYENADLFTIYHLLSKHLSPTAGFVFALALLCSGQSAGVVCTLAGQMVSEGFLSWSLPPVTRRLITRGLAIAPCLVVVSIAGREGLAKTLNASQVVLSILLPVVSAPLIIFTCSKEIMKVPIFVRDGDENVDIVYEQPEASTIFDDDEITLPAPAPGKPRRFKSTEPAIRLQDLRNSHPCAGWEDDEDEHMNHGSEEQSHLLSSNSADGTNANAPYPRRLSAKSMSTSDSNSFSSSSANTSTNPTPNPLPVEIYEDADHELFRIQGYKDFSNSPLTAFVAILIWGFVTCLNLYLIVSMMLGYDVPL